A part of Dreissena polymorpha isolate Duluth1 chromosome 13, UMN_Dpol_1.0, whole genome shotgun sequence genomic DNA contains:
- the LOC127856046 gene encoding uncharacterized protein LOC127856046 — MATNTNIFIDKETNNWFKACIALNVTKEGLTNFVETEIKHVHNSIGRSCGNCCTQNLVGCPTKGICKKSRNCNYHTQTKQPRQCPVKLCELVAKNVTSLHRYNGPSWFNTKAELWSTDQWQIAKCFFPPDGYINVSSIHDTDFNGVLSVLLNCKHFDSCISFTIAPKPPAPECLLTKARQIGRAIRHTTNCKVTDAELHDFLQTLDTLLADPKCLANEPTATAARTKLLNLQKDRLSLTELGELLKEANQTVIKAKETGERFSENAERTLTVGLQTLEAAILAGEIRLESKAQDMIVRIQQAANEKEKEDYERAVADLLSRLVEYYRDTVSYVPLSTLNHSLDKHVQDVYVTPKIHRINIENDGRRTKQEQILTYRDCFCRSDHLSRRTYLQGEPGSGKTSFAAKLVYDWCNVHGPSTESEKEQTTFGDVDILHNFKFLFFISLRDSRNHTYVTHMIKTQLIYKIYAEDEWERAYKLVLKIMKNVMYLVVQDGLDEWPCEHAVPSMDGIPKDHCLVLTTSRPWKLADERIKNSQIDILLEVEGISDPEEFNEKLLRCLLDETKDLKETVKQFQTFLKGRGLESISSSPMLYTLVLCTYVDHMAESLTGSSMCELYTTMLENLCKKANTQISYFDQYHLSPVKAFACTKYIRPNIDHIDSISKAAFSFLFSNKKESSLVFSDIDLSAHLSETAKQFALDSGILSKRKGKRCTDQTLSFVHKTIQEFLTAFHINRNADVIDDVLSGYLKRHNNAYRDISQMFIFRCGFNISAANKLSSMMNELNVYGVYGHYFQDCIISGYREAVANKNSPIHLHLSHFDFDSDNAEDLIQIWTLNTSHARFLKVHLAWRRFSNIYVTIRSQDASSADCHGPGSVSLHARQDPDVANRDDREEIRSSTSCIEFDLSSCHNLERLVLIGTHVTVLSNALMGLKKLEHLTIERCKCEAIDLSHCVHINSIRIIGSSLLCNCKELDLSSCNNLKLLELENYECFQMH; from the exons ATGGCTACCAACACCAACATATTTATCGACAAAGAGACCAATAATTGGTTCAAGGCGTGCATAGCCCTCAATGTGACGAAGGAAGGACTGACTAATTTCGTTGAAACAGAGATCAAACATGTCCACAATTCTATTGGTAGAAGTTGCGGAAATTGTTGTACACAGAACCTAGTAGGATGTCCCACTAAAGGGATATGTAAAAAATCTAGGAACTGCAACTACCATACACAAACCAAGCAACCACGCCAATGCCCTGTGAAATTGTGTGAGCTCGTCGCAAAAAATGTAACCTCACTACATAGATATAATGGACCATCTTGGTTTAACACCAAAGCGGAACTGTGGTCGACAGATCAATGGCAAATCGCCAAATGTTTTTTCCCACCAGATGGATATATTAATGTTTCGTCGATTCATGATACGGACTTCAATGGTGTCCTAAGCGTGCTTCTTAActgcaaacattttgatagttgTATTTCATTTACTATTGCACCAAAACCACCGGCACCAGAATGCCTCTTAACAAAA GCCCGTCAAATAGGAAGAGCAATTCGTCACACAACCAACTGCAAGGTTACAGACGCTGAACTGCATGACTTCCTCCAGACATTGGACACACTTCTAGCAGACCCAAAGTGTTTAGCCAATGAGCCTACTGCTACAGCAGCCAGAACTAAACTGTTAAAT TTGCAGAAAGATCGCCTTTCACTGACTGAACTGGGCGAGCTGTTGAAAGAAGCCAATCAGACCGTCATAAAAGCGAAAGAGACCGGAGAACGTTTTTCAGAAAACGCTGAAAGGACCCTGACAGTAGGTCTGCAAACTTTAGAGGCTGCAATTCTGGCGGGAGAAATTCGACTTGAAAGCAAGGCACAGGATATGATTGTGCGCATACAACAAGCAGCGAATGAAAAGGAAAAAGAAGATTACGAAAGAGCAGTAGCAG ATCTTCTCAGTCGATTGGTGGAATATTACCGTGATACCGTTAGCTACGTGCCTCTGTCTACTTTAAATCATAGTCTCGATAAGCACGTACAAGACGTCTATGTCACTCCAAAAATACACAGGATAAACATAGAGAATGATGGGAGACGCACGAAACAAGAACAAATATTGACGTACAGAGATTGCTTTTGTAGAAGTGATCATTTATCCAGACGAACATATCTACAAGGCGAGCCTGGTAGCGGCAAGACAAGTTTTGCTGCCAAGTTAGTTTACGACTGGTGTAATGTGCATGGGCCCTCGACGGAATCCGAGAAAGAACAAACGACGTTTGGAGACGTTGATATCCTTCATAATTTCAAGTTTCTCTTTTTCATCTCGTTGCGCGATTCGAGAAATCATACATATGTAACTCATATGATTAAAACCCAGCTCATCTACAAAATCTACGCGGAAGACGAATGGGAGAGAGCATACAAACTGGTcttaaaaatcatgaaaaatgttATGTATCTTGTCGTTCAAGACGGTCTGGATGAATGGCCTTGTGAACACGCTGTTCCTTCTATGGACGGAATTCCTAAAGACCATTGCCTTGTACTCACAACTTCTCGACCATGGAAACTCGCTGATGAACGTATCAAGAACTCTCAAATAGACATTCTTTTAGAAGTTGAAGGGATAAGCGATCCTGAAGAATTCAATGAAAAACTATTACGATGCTTACTTGACGAAACAAAGGATCTGAAAGAAACAGTGAAGCAGTTTCAGACATTTCTAAAGGGGCGTGGCCTTGAGTCGATATCTTCTTCGCCTATGCTGTACACGCTTGTCCTCTGTACCTATGTAGATCATATGGCTGAGAGTCTCACAGGGTCGTCAATGTGTGAACTGTACACTACCATGCTTgaaaatctatgtaaaaaagcTAACACACAAATAAGTTATTTCGATCAATACCACTTATCACCAGTAAAAGCCTTTGCTTGCACGAAATATATTAGACCAAACATAGACCATATAGATTCCATTTCTAAAGCTGCAttctcatttttgttttcaaataaaaaggaATCATCACTAGTGTTCAGCGACATAGACTTGTCGGCTCATTTGTCTGAAACTGCAAAGCAGTTCGCACTCGATTCAGGAATATTATCTAAAAGAAAAGGAAAAAGATGTACTGATCAGACATTGTCGTTTGTCCATAAAACCATCCAGGAATTCCTAACTGCTTTTCATATCAATAGGAATGCAGACGTAATTGATGACGTCCTTTCCGGATATCTCAAACGCCATAACAATGCATATCGTGATATATCTCAAATGTTTATATTCCGGTGTGGCTTTAACATCTCGGCAGCAAATAAACTGTCTTCAATGATGAATGAGCTTAACGTGTATGGCGTATATGGCCATTATTTCCAAGACTGCATTATCTCGGGTTATAGGGAGGCTGTAGCCAATAAGAACAGTCCAATACACCTACATCTGAGTCACTTTGACTTCGATAGTGATAATGCCGAAGATTTGATCCAGATCTGGACACTGAACACTTCACATGCTCGATTTTTAAAGGTTCACTTGGCATGGCGCCgtttttcaaacatatatgtaACAATACGTTCACAAGACGCGTCGTCTGCAGATTGTCATGGACCAGGGTCTGTTTCCTTACATGCACGTCAGGATCCTGACGTCGCAAATCGAGACGATCGAGAAGAAATCAGATCGTCTACATCTTGTATCGAGTTCGACTTGTCATCGTGTCACAACCTCGAACGGCTTGTGCTCATAGGTACGCATGTAACCGTGCTATCAAATGCACTGATGGGTCTCAAGAAGTTGGAACATCTCACAATTGAGCGTTGTAAATGTGAAGCGATTGACTTATCACATTGTGTTCACATAAACTCAATTCGTATTATTGGTAGTAGCTTACTTTGTAATTGTAAAGAGCTTGACTTGTCGTCGTGTAACAACCTAAAACTGCTTGAGCTTGAGAATTATGAGTGCTTCCAAATGCACTGA
- the LOC127856073 gene encoding uncharacterized protein LOC127856073 isoform X1, with amino-acid sequence MEPANTKFNANGIAMTYDPSKVSLTDIDPVSKLPYLHESFVLHTFVPIRYVRRQKPFDDANFVGLYPEGYRIPTILTKDSKFNVVKKTTFDDAVVCFMVGTETVGQDENKTPTIDCVTNHQYTRPGYLNLNAKGAARQSKSAPAISRERTKTMLQSAVSTRGTTSKTYLKNQNKQQEESEIAEDNEPLTPRTFSATPAPKAKRKKLPDNIEYALALKHPEWPEVAAEWESRARNCGWPGKRVEKKIVSGGCHVTPGAHPKSEDPDLEWEYTFFEAERVMDKEAVSSVQRQCFIVFCLLCADCLDKKSVSLRQLKSVFYFMCETTDPQIWRSNKAVCVNALLDSLLDCVRSGNLPDYFIPKNNTLSHVDKEKMVELESDISKIRNNPADALLEKTETCAFVNIFPFYCKVRDLFKPFMADAEEFVKKKDIEQSARALCTVTDELCNSFYLDQGFQAFEDMFEEIGIYVSSLIAHGVSGFEETIEYFIKPLQGDAEASKHLQALPEILSQKNIALSETLPTSEIWRPIRMCRLLIQKFANDKTGSHLFDHLGCMYHSASKSNDEQRQDALQRADAAFKEALGKEDCGIGTYVDYGRFLCRTKRFEDSIPLLRKVILKENKKPESINYYGKMESLVSDEFMKKEITSSDGFEIFSVSFSYYLMCECYIKLKKKQDFLKTMKQFEELCAEIQDANSYSLLGYTAMKVHQFKKAHAHFKKVQELQPDNNLVLENTKSCSKYDSKNVSDESLDLSKTMEKLKF; translated from the exons CATCGCGATGACCTACGATCCGAGCAAGGTCAGCCTGACGGACATTGACCCGGTGTCGAAGTTACCGTACCTCCACGAGTCATTCGTCCTACACACGTTCGTACCCATTCGTTACGTGAGACGACAGAAGCCGTTCGACGATGCCAATTTCGTCGGACTCTATCCGGAAGGCTACCGGATTCCCACGATCCTGAC GAAAGACAGCAAGTTCAATGTCGTCAAGAAGACGACGTTCGATGACGCGGTCGTCTGTTTTATGGTCGGCACAGAAACCGTTGGACAAGACGAGAACAAGACACCGACGATAGACTGCGTCACGAACCATCAGTATACGCGGCCCGGATATTTGAATCTGAACGCAAAAGGCGCAGCCCGTCAATCAAAAAGCGCGCCCGCGATCTCACGTGAACGCACTAAGACTATGTTGCAATCGGCGGTTTCGACGCGAGGCACGACATCAAAGACGTATCTAAAAAACCAGAACAAGCAGCAAGAGGAGTCCGAAATAGCGGAAGACAACGAACCGCTGACCCCGAGGACCTTTTCCGCGACGCCCGCACCGAAGGCGAAAAGAAAGAAGCTGCCGGATAACATCGAATACGCCTTGGCGCTCAAGCATCCGGAGTGGCCGGAAGTTGCCGCCGAGTGGGAGTCTCGGGCGCGTAACTGCGGTTGGCCGGGAAAGAGGGTGGAGAAGAAAATCGTTTCCGGAGGTTGTCACGTGACTCCCGGCGCTCATCCAAAGAGCGAGGACCCGGATCTAGAGTGGGAGTATACGTTTTTTGAAGCGGAACGCGTGATGGACAAAGAGGCCGTGTCGTCTGTTCAGCGGCAATGCTTCATTGTGTTCTGTCTGCTGTGCGCGGACTGCCTGGATAAGAAATCCGTAAGTTTACGGCAGCTGAAATCGGTGTTCTATTTTATGTGCGAAACTACGGACCCGCAAATATGGCGGTCGAATAAAGCCGTCTGCGTTAACGCGCTTCTTGATAGTCTGCTAGACTGTGTGCGAAGTGGAAATCTGCCGGACTATTTTATTCCTAAAAATAACACGCTTAGTCACGTGGACAAAGAGAAAATGGTCGAACTCGAATCAGACATTTCGAAAATACGCAACAATCCTGCGGACGCCCTTTTAGAAAAGACCGAAACTTGtgcatttgttaatatttttccatTTTATTGCAAAGTTCGGGACTTGTTTAAACCTTTCATGGCAGACGCGGAAGAATTTGTGAAAAAGAAGGACATCGAACAATCTGCGCGCGCACTTTGTACTGTGACAGACGAACTTTGCAATAGCTTCTATTTGGATCAAGGATTTCAAGCTTTTGAAGATATGTTCGAAGAAATTGGAATTTACGTTTCATCGTTGATTGCGCACGGCGTTTCGGGATTTGAAGAAACCATCGAATACTTTATTAAACCGTTACAGGGCGATGCAGAAGCCTCGAAACACCTTCAAGCGTTACCGGAAATATTGAGTCAGAAAAATATCGCCTTAAGCGAAACACTGCCTACTTCTGAAATTTGGCGCCCGATTCGAATGTGTCGTCTGCTGATACAGAAATTTGCAAACGACAAAACCGGATCACACCTTTTCGACCATCTTGGTTGCATGTATCACTCCGCCTCGAAGTCAAACGACGAGCAACGACAAGACGCTCTGCAGCGCGCAGACGCTGCATTCAAGGAGGCGCTTGGAAAGGAGGATTGTGGCATTGGAACGTACGTGGATTATGGACGCTTTCTTTGCAGAACCAAGCGCTTTGAAGACAGCATTCCGCTGCTGCGGAAGGTCATTTTAAAGGAGAACAAAAAGCCGGAGAGTATAAACTACTACGGGAAAATGGAGTCGCTCGTATCAGACGAATTTATGAAGAAAGAAATAACTTCTTCGGACGGTTTTGAAATATTTAGCGTCTCGTTTTCGTACTATTTAATGTGCGAGTGCTATATAAAACTGAAAAAGAAGCAAGATTTTCTTAAGACCATGAAGCAGTTCGAAGAACTTTGCGCGGAAATTCAAGATGCGAACTCGTATTCGTTGCTAGGTTACACCGCTATGAAAGTTCACCAGTTCAAAAAGGCGCATGCGCATTTCAAGAAGGTCCAAGAACTGCAACCGGACAATAATTTAGTCCTGGAAAATACTAAAAGCTGCTCGAAGTACGATTCTAAGAACGTATCCGATGAAAGTTTGGACTTGTCGAAAACTATGGAAAAGTTGAAATTCTGA
- the LOC127856073 gene encoding uncharacterized protein LOC127856073 isoform X2, with translation MTYDPSKVSLTDIDPVSKLPYLHESFVLHTFVPIRYVRRQKPFDDANFVGLYPEGYRIPTILTKDSKFNVVKKTTFDDAVVCFMVGTETVGQDENKTPTIDCVTNHQYTRPGYLNLNAKGAARQSKSAPAISRERTKTMLQSAVSTRGTTSKTYLKNQNKQQEESEIAEDNEPLTPRTFSATPAPKAKRKKLPDNIEYALALKHPEWPEVAAEWESRARNCGWPGKRVEKKIVSGGCHVTPGAHPKSEDPDLEWEYTFFEAERVMDKEAVSSVQRQCFIVFCLLCADCLDKKSVSLRQLKSVFYFMCETTDPQIWRSNKAVCVNALLDSLLDCVRSGNLPDYFIPKNNTLSHVDKEKMVELESDISKIRNNPADALLEKTETCAFVNIFPFYCKVRDLFKPFMADAEEFVKKKDIEQSARALCTVTDELCNSFYLDQGFQAFEDMFEEIGIYVSSLIAHGVSGFEETIEYFIKPLQGDAEASKHLQALPEILSQKNIALSETLPTSEIWRPIRMCRLLIQKFANDKTGSHLFDHLGCMYHSASKSNDEQRQDALQRADAAFKEALGKEDCGIGTYVDYGRFLCRTKRFEDSIPLLRKVILKENKKPESINYYGKMESLVSDEFMKKEITSSDGFEIFSVSFSYYLMCECYIKLKKKQDFLKTMKQFEELCAEIQDANSYSLLGYTAMKVHQFKKAHAHFKKVQELQPDNNLVLENTKSCSKYDSKNVSDESLDLSKTMEKLKF, from the exons ATGACCTACGATCCGAGCAAGGTCAGCCTGACGGACATTGACCCGGTGTCGAAGTTACCGTACCTCCACGAGTCATTCGTCCTACACACGTTCGTACCCATTCGTTACGTGAGACGACAGAAGCCGTTCGACGATGCCAATTTCGTCGGACTCTATCCGGAAGGCTACCGGATTCCCACGATCCTGAC GAAAGACAGCAAGTTCAATGTCGTCAAGAAGACGACGTTCGATGACGCGGTCGTCTGTTTTATGGTCGGCACAGAAACCGTTGGACAAGACGAGAACAAGACACCGACGATAGACTGCGTCACGAACCATCAGTATACGCGGCCCGGATATTTGAATCTGAACGCAAAAGGCGCAGCCCGTCAATCAAAAAGCGCGCCCGCGATCTCACGTGAACGCACTAAGACTATGTTGCAATCGGCGGTTTCGACGCGAGGCACGACATCAAAGACGTATCTAAAAAACCAGAACAAGCAGCAAGAGGAGTCCGAAATAGCGGAAGACAACGAACCGCTGACCCCGAGGACCTTTTCCGCGACGCCCGCACCGAAGGCGAAAAGAAAGAAGCTGCCGGATAACATCGAATACGCCTTGGCGCTCAAGCATCCGGAGTGGCCGGAAGTTGCCGCCGAGTGGGAGTCTCGGGCGCGTAACTGCGGTTGGCCGGGAAAGAGGGTGGAGAAGAAAATCGTTTCCGGAGGTTGTCACGTGACTCCCGGCGCTCATCCAAAGAGCGAGGACCCGGATCTAGAGTGGGAGTATACGTTTTTTGAAGCGGAACGCGTGATGGACAAAGAGGCCGTGTCGTCTGTTCAGCGGCAATGCTTCATTGTGTTCTGTCTGCTGTGCGCGGACTGCCTGGATAAGAAATCCGTAAGTTTACGGCAGCTGAAATCGGTGTTCTATTTTATGTGCGAAACTACGGACCCGCAAATATGGCGGTCGAATAAAGCCGTCTGCGTTAACGCGCTTCTTGATAGTCTGCTAGACTGTGTGCGAAGTGGAAATCTGCCGGACTATTTTATTCCTAAAAATAACACGCTTAGTCACGTGGACAAAGAGAAAATGGTCGAACTCGAATCAGACATTTCGAAAATACGCAACAATCCTGCGGACGCCCTTTTAGAAAAGACCGAAACTTGtgcatttgttaatatttttccatTTTATTGCAAAGTTCGGGACTTGTTTAAACCTTTCATGGCAGACGCGGAAGAATTTGTGAAAAAGAAGGACATCGAACAATCTGCGCGCGCACTTTGTACTGTGACAGACGAACTTTGCAATAGCTTCTATTTGGATCAAGGATTTCAAGCTTTTGAAGATATGTTCGAAGAAATTGGAATTTACGTTTCATCGTTGATTGCGCACGGCGTTTCGGGATTTGAAGAAACCATCGAATACTTTATTAAACCGTTACAGGGCGATGCAGAAGCCTCGAAACACCTTCAAGCGTTACCGGAAATATTGAGTCAGAAAAATATCGCCTTAAGCGAAACACTGCCTACTTCTGAAATTTGGCGCCCGATTCGAATGTGTCGTCTGCTGATACAGAAATTTGCAAACGACAAAACCGGATCACACCTTTTCGACCATCTTGGTTGCATGTATCACTCCGCCTCGAAGTCAAACGACGAGCAACGACAAGACGCTCTGCAGCGCGCAGACGCTGCATTCAAGGAGGCGCTTGGAAAGGAGGATTGTGGCATTGGAACGTACGTGGATTATGGACGCTTTCTTTGCAGAACCAAGCGCTTTGAAGACAGCATTCCGCTGCTGCGGAAGGTCATTTTAAAGGAGAACAAAAAGCCGGAGAGTATAAACTACTACGGGAAAATGGAGTCGCTCGTATCAGACGAATTTATGAAGAAAGAAATAACTTCTTCGGACGGTTTTGAAATATTTAGCGTCTCGTTTTCGTACTATTTAATGTGCGAGTGCTATATAAAACTGAAAAAGAAGCAAGATTTTCTTAAGACCATGAAGCAGTTCGAAGAACTTTGCGCGGAAATTCAAGATGCGAACTCGTATTCGTTGCTAGGTTACACCGCTATGAAAGTTCACCAGTTCAAAAAGGCGCATGCGCATTTCAAGAAGGTCCAAGAACTGCAACCGGACAATAATTTAGTCCTGGAAAATACTAAAAGCTGCTCGAAGTACGATTCTAAGAACGTATCCGATGAAAGTTTGGACTTGTCGAAAACTATGGAAAAGTTGAAATTCTGA